Proteins encoded in a region of the Diabrotica virgifera virgifera chromosome 4, PGI_DIABVI_V3a genome:
- the LOC126883803 gene encoding uncharacterized protein LOC126883803 — protein MSDNTSASVLQDNSTSVDRISVKIPPFWPNDPEIWFLQVENQFTLANITSDATKFNYIVANLDTAYILEVRDIIVSPPATERHVKLKSELMKRLGASQQQKIKRLLEHEELGDRRLSQFLRHLQSLAGTTVPDNIVRSLWLGKLPSSTQAILATQAKASLDAVAKLADTISEAIAPRAQISEASNALESTIDKLTAELADMKIQLASLSQAQAQTHTYRRNRSNSRRRPCPRDSSYSREYNSDILYWYHYRFGDQAQKCSPACKHQGNIAGSR, from the coding sequence ATGTCGGACAATACCAGTGCTTCAGTGCTTCAGGATAACAGTACTTCAGTTGATCGCATTTCAGTTAAAATCCCACCGTTCTGGCCCAACGATCCTGAAATTTGGTTCCTGCAAGTGGAAAATCAATTTACACTGGCAAACATAACAAGTGACGCCACAAAATTCAACTATATAGTTGCCAATTTAGACACAGCTTACATATTAGAAGTTAGGGACATTATTGTTTCACCACCAGCCACAGAGAGGCATGTAAAATTAAAGTCAGAGTTAATGAAGAGACTTGGTGCATCACAgcaacaaaaaattaaaagactaCTTGAGCATGAGGAACTGGGCGATCGAAGACTTTCCCAGTTCTTACGACATTTACAGTCTTTAGCAGGCACAACGGTACCAGACAATATTGTAAGGTCTCTGTGGTTAGGTAAACTGCCATCATCTACACAGGCTATTCTAGCTACTCAAGCTAAAGCTAGTTTGGACGCAGTTGCCAAGCTAGCTGACACAATATCTGAAGCTATAGCTCCTAGGGCCCAAATTTCAGAAGCTTCTAACGCTCTTGAAAGCACCATTGATAAATTGACAGCCGAATTAGCCGACATGAAAATCCAGCTAGCTAGCTTGTCGCAGGCTCAAGCACAAACACACACATACCGTCGCAACCGCAGCAACTCAAGACGCAGACCATGTCCTAGAGACAGTAGCTACAGTAGGGAATATAATAGTGACATATTATATTGGTATCACTACCGTTTTGGTGACCAGGCTCAAAAGTGCTCTCCTGCGTGCAAGCATCAGGGAAACATCGCGGGCAGTCGGTGA